The Nostoc cf. commune SO-36 genomic sequence TATATCAGCATAATTCGTCGTTTTCTTAGCTAAATACTTCTACTTCTTGTGGAACCTTCATTTGGTCGAGAATTCCCCAGATTTCTTGTAGCATCGTCTCTAACCCAGTGCGAGTAACTGCTGAAATCACAAAAACCGGGGAGTAGGAAAGATGATTAAGTTGGGTGGCTAGCGCCTCCAAATCGACCGTTTCCCGATCAACTGCATCAATTTTGTTCAGCGCCAAAATTTGTGGACGTTCTGCTAAACCCCGTCCATAAGCTTGTAATTCTTCCTTGATTGTGTTGTAATCTCTCAGCACATTATCACTGGTAGCATCAATTAGGTGAAGTAGCACTCGCGTGCGCTCAATGTGACGCAAGAAATCATGTCCCAGCCCAGCCCCATGAGCTGCTCCCTCAATTAGTCCGGGAATGTCGGCGAAAACAGTGCCATCGCCAGTAGGTTTACGCACTACACCCAAATTTGGGATGAGGGTAGTGAAGGGGTAGTCTGCGATTTTGGGACGTGCTGCTGATAAAGATGAAATTAAAGTGGATTTACCAGCATTTGGTAAGCCAATAATTCCCACTTCTGCCAAAAGTTTTAACTCTAGACGTAGCTGCTTTATTTCTCCTGGTAATCCTGGAAGGGCATATTCTGGGGCGCGGTTACGGTTACTCAAGAAATGCTGATTCCTAGTCCACCTTTACCACCTTGGGCAATCAGCAAAGTCTGCTTAGGTTCAGTTAAATCCCCTAGTAATTCGCCAGTTTCAGCATCATAAATAGTTGTACCGCAGGGGACTTCGATAATTAAATCCTTTCCTCCTGCTCCAGTGCAGTTACTTGGCCCACCACGAGTCCCTTTTTCTGCCTGAAAGCGATGGTTGTATCTGAAATCCAGCAAGGTTTGTAGGTTTTCATCAGCAACGAAAAATACCGAACCGCCTTTTCCTCCATTACCACCAGAAGGGCCACCAGTCGGCACGTACTTCTCTCGCCGGAAGGCGACAATACCATCGCCACCCTTACCGGCTTCAACTTCAATTTTTGCTTGGTCGATAAATTGCATACTTAAATAATAATGAGAAGTGAGCAGTTAAAAATTATAACTCCTCACTCCTAACTCTAACTAAATATATGGTGAAACATCTTCACCACATTTATCTGCCAGATAAGAAAGGGCACGGAAACGTAAGCCCACGAGTTGCTCATACAACGGGTTAATTTTACACATCGGCGGGATGTGGACAATCTTGCGTCCAAATAGGGTGACATCCCGCTCAAAGGGACATTGGGAGGGAATCATTTTACACAAAAAGCGGGCTACTCTTGGGTCTTGGATATCTAGCCCATCCAGCCAGTCCCGCAAGGGATGTAGTGCATCAATTTGACGCTTTGTAAGCCCAGTGCTGGCGATAGTGGGGGTGATTTGATCTGGGTGTTCCAGGGTGTGGCGAAGGGCTTCTAATAAATTCTCTGGCTGTTCTAAGGCTTGGCAGAACTGATGCAGAACCTCATCTTCGCTGGGAGAATAAGTACCATCTGCGATCGCTACCATTATCGCTGTCCTTAAGAAATTTTCCGCGCCTGGTGTACCTTTACCCAACACTGCGGCTAATTCTTCTGGCGTAATTACCTCTAGTGAATCCCATTGAATCTTAGGAGCTAATTCATTTTTGGTGATGCTGGCAATTAATTCCTGTTCTTGGGCATCAAAATTACCATCTGCCCAAGCAATGGTGAGCAGCCCACGCAACCAAGCGGCAATCTGTTCGCTGCTGTAGGGGGATTGAACGGTACTTGTCATAAACTCACGTCTCAAGCTTTCCTCAGTCACTACTAAGCTACCCTACCCAGGGGCTATGAAGATAGTGGGGGCAACGGAGAAAAATCATCAAAGTAGGTAGGCGTAGCCATCGCCGCCTCAAGAAATAAACCAGAAAAGTTTTCAAATCACAAAAGCCTGTCTTGGGGTAAAATCCATTTGAGGCTAATATTGAGAATTTTTCTACTTAAATTAAAAAAGAGGTTCATCTTTATTGTGGAGGTATTCATGAATAAAACTAAGTTAACCTGGGTGTCATTCAGAAACACTCCTAATTTCCTCTGGGCTGGAGCTTATAAGCTTCAGACACAGATCCAATTACACTAGATCCTAAATTATCTGAGATTCTTGCAGCCATAGACTACTAATTTGATAAACTTGCTATTGCTAAATCTTCTCAGATAGGCTGTTGGTTAAGAGGAACTATCCTCGACAACTGGGTACGCACCTACCTCAATCAACATTCCCCAAGGTTTTGTTATCGAGATTGGCGCACGAGTGGATAACAGCAAGGTTTGCTAGCTTGACATAGATTTACCGGATGTCATGATTACAGCGCTTCCGGCTATTATGCAATATAGTTTTCTCCTTGGCCCTCTCCTATCATCGCTTTCAGCTTTTAGAATGTACCTCATAGCTGCCGGAAGTGCTGTGTGCGGCGACAATTTGTTTGTAAGTATGCAAACCTGCCAGCTAAATATAGCCGACGTTTTTCTCTAATGAATCGTTTAGTGATGTTATTTCCTCCTTTGTAGGATTCCTATCGCTTGGCATTAGTTAAATTAAGTTAACTCTAAGAAATTAAGGTATACATAATGTTTTTATTTGGGATTGAGCATGAAGTCGCTTTTCTAAACAAAGAAGGGAAGTTTGCTGATTTTTCTCACACAAAATTTGCTGATTTAAATCAAATTATTGAAAAGCTACCTACGTACCCTAGTGACTATCCTCAACTACGCGTTGGCGATGCGGGTATTAAGATGAAGAGGTGGTATATTGAGGGATTTGAAAGATTTGCGGATTCCGATGAGGTGATAGACTGTCATGTTAAAGGTATTGAAATTAGAACAACTATACATTCTAATATTCAAGGCGCTATTACTGAATTGTCAGAAAGTTTTAAGTTGCTACGTAAAGTTGCTGCTAACTTTGGGTTATCACCGGTTTTAGTTAGTTTCAATCCTTACAATCCAGCTTTTGAGCCTCAACCCCCATTAAACCATTATGAAATCAAACAGCTAGAGGCTTATCCTGACGAACAAACTGCTAATATTCACATGGTATCTTATGGGCCAGATTTAAATATTTCAGTAGTAGATTTGCCTACTGAAGATGTAATTGATATTGGGAAAAAGTTAACTTATTATAGTCCCTACATAGTCCCTTTTAGTTATAGTTCTCCTTTTTATAACGGAGGTTTATGGGATGGTTTATCTGTACGAACGTTTATTAGAACCGGAAAAAGACCAGCCGCCTTGGTTTTTATTCAGAAAGAAGAACAACTGATTAATAGCACACCTTCCTTAACAAAAATTGCCCGGATTCCGGCTGAAGTGGGACGCATCGAATTTAAGGCTTGTGATAGTTGTGATGATTTTTTAATCTATGCAGCTTTGCTGACATTATTGAAAGGTTTGGTATTAGATAAAACCTTGCTGGGTAGAGCAACTATACCTGATGCAGCATTACATCAACTTTCCGCAAAAGAAGCATTTGACAACGAAGATATTTTTGGGAATGCGACAAAAGTCTTGCAAGCAGCCGAAGTTGCTTTGGAAGATGATCAAGATATTCATTATTTGACACCATTAAAATTGCTGCTGGCGAAACGAAAAACAAGATCCCATGAATTAATACAAATGTTCCATCGCCTTAGTTCAATAGAAGATGTGATAAGGCTGACTTATAACTTTTAAAGAAAGTATTTATTTCCTCCTTTATTAAGGGGTTAAGGAGGACGAAGATATTTATATAATTTGGTACTTTACAAATAATATCAAATGTGCATTTAAATGAAAATTCTTTGATTGGATAAAGTCGAGCTAACTGAACATAATAAATAAAATAGTAGAGTCATTAACCTACCCAGACTAAATCAAGTCGATATACCTAGAGACTGATTTTATTGCAACTAAAGATATAGGAAATTTCATTCTACAGATTGATGCAGACGTTAGCATTTTAAAAGTAAAAATATAAACAGGGAATCTGAAGAGAAGAATTTAATTTTGAAATGTAATGATTTTGCAAAAGAATTAAAGTGGTATTTGCTTATTATCCCTTACTAATTCTATGCAGAAATACAAAGAACAAAGACAATCTCTTCGTCAGGTTCTTTTATCAAGAACTTTTAGATAGAAGCGAAGCTTGCCAGTTTTATTATTGCTCAAATTGCTAAATAAAGGTATAAGCTTCCCTCTTTTAATGAAAGTTCTGCGTTGTAAAAGCTGTTATCGAGGACTTCCAATGAAGATTATTGCTTCTGTTTTATCTATTTTCCGTCCGGTACGTTTTCTAATTGTGGCTTTTACTTGTGCCCTAGTATTGTTCTCTAATGCTTTTCCTGCTTTTGCGATCGATAGCTACCAAAGTGACCCGACTGAAGGTACTACACAACTGCTTGATATTCAGGCTAAAACTGATGAAGCAGGTAAAGCACCACCAATAGGATTGAGAAAGACTCAAAAAGAGACTAACGAAGGGCTAAATGAGGTTCAGGGAGCTGCTGATATTGACAAACAGAAGCGTCCAGAAAATTCCCAGGCTTCAACATCTGTGGAAGAAAATATAAAGAATGTGTTGGAGAAAGTTACAGGTAAGTAACAGATTTAATACTTTAGTAGTTTTTCGATAGTAATGGGTGATTGCATCAAAGCAGTGACCCATTGCTGCTTTTTAATGTGACGTTCACATCATAACTTACTTAAATTAAATATTTAAATTTAAAAATTAAATATACAAATATGTTCATCCGTATTAAGGAATAGGTGTAACTATGTCATCTGATAATTAATTTAAACTCAGAATGTCTCCTTTGGTTGATGTGGATTAGATGGAAAATTTGGGAAATTAATAGATAACTTTGCTTAGGAATGGAAAACAATGCGTTCGATAAACATTGGTTTGACCGAAGAACAGCGTCAAGGTGTAATTAATCTGTTGAATCAAGATTTGGCAGATGCCTATCTACTGTTGGTGAAAACCAAAAAGTATCACTGGGATGTCGTTGGCCCTCAGTTCCGCTCTTTGCACCAGCTTTGGGAAGAACACTACCAAAAACTGACTCTAAATATTGATGCCTTAGCAGAGCGGATTCGTACTTTGGGTGGTTTTCCAGTTGGAACATTGGAGGGATTTCTTAAGATTGCTACCCTCAAGGAGCATGCTGGAAATGTGCCCACAGCAACGGGAATGGTATCTAATCTAGTGGATGATCACGAGCAGGTTATTCGTAACTTAAGAGAACATGTAGATCAGTCCGGTGAGCAGTTCCACGATCAAGGAACTGCTGACTTTTTGACTGGACTTATGGAACAGCATGAGGAAATGGCTTGGATGCTGCGTTCATTTATTGAAGGAGAAGCACTGGGCCCAGATGGTAGACAGCCAGCAGAAAATGCTAAGACTCCTGTAGGCGTGTAGTTCTAAGGTTTGAATTTAGGGTGGCTGTATGTGAAACCAGTTGAGGGAAGATTGATTACTCATTAATAACTCAACACACTTCAGTTAGTGATATTTTGCACTGAAAAATCCTCCCAACCCCTTTAAAAAGCTTGCTCTGATTCCCTCCTTTTTTAGGAGGGTTAGGGAGGATTAAGCCCATAAACCAAACTTATTACCTTGTAACTGGTGTCAAAGGATTAATCTCGTTGCATCTACCTAATTCGCCATATTCATTGCAAAAATAACATAATACAAGGAGTATTTAAGCAAGTGCCAGAAGTATATAAAGCAGAACGTACTATATCTGCTGTATTCAAAGAACAGAAGCAAATTGATGATGTAATTCGGCGTTTATTAGACAGGGGTGTGCCGAGAGATCATATTTCGGTTATGGGCAGAAACTTCCAGTCAGAAACGAGAATTGCTGGCTTTATTAGTAAAAAAGATGTGATTCTCGGAGGTTTGCGAACAGGAGCAGTTTTTGGTTCCCTGTTTGGTTCCTTTCTGAGCTTGCTTACGGGTGTAGGCGTACTGTTTATTCCTTTTGTCGGCCCAATTGTGGCAGCAGGGCCTATTGGTGCAGTGCTATTGGGGGCTGCTAGCGGAGCGATCGCAGGTAGTGCAGGTGCGGGTCTAGTATCGGTTCTAACTACTTTAGGAATGCCAGAAGATAAAGCGGCTATCTATCAAACCCGCTTACAAGCCGGCGAGTTTTTAGTGATGGCAGAAGTTCCTAGCGATCGCACTGGCGAATTTCAATTGCTACTCGAAAGTGCTGGTGGCGAAGAAATTCACACAATTGAAAAAACCTTTGCTCGCCCTTGTCCTGGACAGTGCAACAGCCCACAAGACTTGTCTCCTGAGGTTCGCGCTCATCTTTCTGAAGAAGCTCAACGCACATTTATTGAGCGCTATAACACTGTCTTTAATGAGAAAAATGACGAGTTCACGGCTGAACAAGCTGCCTGGGAGTCTGTTCATCAGCAATATGATGAAGATGAAAACGGTGTCTGGTCAAAAGCCAAGGTTAAAGCTTAAGGATTTCCAAAAAATAAATTATCCAATTTTATAGAGTGGGTAATCCTGCCAACTTTTAGTTAAGGGTGGTAACGTTCATCTGTATTTATAGCGGTTTCCACATGGGTAATACAAATTCACAAAAATCCTGATACATATAGATTTCTCGTAGGGGCATGGCCATGCCCCTACCACCGTATTTGTATCATTTGAGATTCGCTATATCTGCGGTTTTAAATCTTCATTAGGGCAATTTATAGCTACCAACACGTAGATTTAACTGACCTTGGCGCGGATTTTGGCTGAATATGAATGCGCCTTCTTCAGTTTCCCCACTAGATAAAAAGTCGATCTGTTGCTCTCCTGTTTCTGTAACTTTGCCGTTAATTAGTAACTCAGCCATAATTTGGACTGATTCGGCTGTGTCTCCTCCAGTATTCTCGACTTCAAAGGGAACATAAAATTGACCATCAACTTCCCGAATTGTTTGTTTTTTGGTAACAGAAAGGATGGGAGGTTGATTCTTTTCGTTCAGCCAAGTGTAGCCCACCAGACTCACAATGATTGCTACAATAAGTGAGGCGACGCTGAATGTTACCCACTCTGCAATAGAGCGTGATGGTTGTTCAGTTTTAGTCATATTGCTAACCTTCCAGCTGCACCGCCAATAGTTGCAGGTAATCCCAGCATTAATGTGTGATCTAACCACATTGTCCAAGGGTCACTAAAAGTTAATTTTTGAAAGAACCACAACATAAAAGCGCCTGCTAGCAGTGATACTAGATAGGACATAATAGTTTCGCTCGATGGGCGTTGGAAAATTCCCTTTTGCTGTCTTCGCTTTTGTTGGTCAGAAAAGCCTGCTTGAAATACAATGCCATAGGAAATGAGCAGAGATGTGGCGATCATTGCCAACTGCCAAGGTGGTGAGGCTGCGGCTGCAAGCATGGGAATTTCATCGGTTGGAGCAATGTTAAATGCAATTACAGTTGCACCAATCAGAGTTGCACCTAAATCGGCAAAAGTGGCGTGTAACTCATCCCCCTTATTCTTGGTTGCGTCGTTTAGCTGATTGGCAGCTTTTCCTTCTGTATTATTGTTTTCACTATCTCCCAATAACTGGTTTGCTAATGCTACACCGATGGCAAAGGGCACACTTTCAAAGATGATTTTACCTAAAGATTCCTTTAGGGAAGTTTCTAGGGTCAATTCTCGCAATAGTAACAGCACAAAGGCAGAACAAGCTAGTCCGATCGCGATCGCTTCTACGGTATCTATTGCGGCTTGATAAGTTAGCCTAGTATATCTGCGTTTCCGAAAGCCTTCTATCTGATTAAGCAAAAAAACCACAATAAACATCAATGCGATCGCCATCATCATCAGTTGTGGTTTGGCTCCTGATCCAATCCACCAAACCTCCATTGTATACAGTAAGGGTATGCCAAATAAAAAACCTCCACAAGCACCCCTAATGATGTCATTAATCTCACTCCTCCATATATTTTTTTGACGTTTTGTTGTCACTCCTGGACTTTCCTTTTGTTGAAAATTTGCTTTGACTTATACTCATTCTCTATGAAGATGCATATAGCAGTCCTAAATCCTTCGTGAAAAGTTAGATCTCCGGTTTTTCAAAGAAACCGGGGATCTGGACACTGCGAATTTATAATATTTTCATATTTTTCAAGGGGGGTGTTCTGTCGCACCCCGTATCTATCTTAAGATACATAATCTAGCAAATTCTTCTCTCGGTTGATGGAAGTCAAAAATAATACACAACTGTTAGTTTATGTAATAGCTGAATCAACTACAAGCTGGAAGTAAA encodes the following:
- a CDS encoding TIGR02587 family membrane protein, which translates into the protein MTTKRQKNIWRSEINDIIRGACGGFLFGIPLLYTMEVWWIGSGAKPQLMMMAIALMFIVVFLLNQIEGFRKRRYTRLTYQAAIDTVEAIAIGLACSAFVLLLLRELTLETSLKESLGKIIFESVPFAIGVALANQLLGDSENNNTEGKAANQLNDATKNKGDELHATFADLGATLIGATVIAFNIAPTDEIPMLAAAASPPWQLAMIATSLLISYGIVFQAGFSDQQKRRQQKGIFQRPSSETIMSYLVSLLAGAFMLWFFQKLTFSDPWTMWLDHTLMLGLPATIGGAAGRLAI
- a CDS encoding ChaB family protein codes for the protein MPEVYKAERTISAVFKEQKQIDDVIRRLLDRGVPRDHISVMGRNFQSETRIAGFISKKDVILGGLRTGAVFGSLFGSFLSLLTGVGVLFIPFVGPIVAAGPIGAVLLGAASGAIAGSAGAGLVSVLTTLGMPEDKAAIYQTRLQAGEFLVMAEVPSDRTGEFQLLLESAGGEEIHTIEKTFARPCPGQCNSPQDLSPEVRAHLSEEAQRTFIERYNTVFNEKNDEFTAEQAAWESVHQQYDEDENGVWSKAKVKA
- a CDS encoding glutamate--cysteine ligase translates to MFLFGIEHEVAFLNKEGKFADFSHTKFADLNQIIEKLPTYPSDYPQLRVGDAGIKMKRWYIEGFERFADSDEVIDCHVKGIEIRTTIHSNIQGAITELSESFKLLRKVAANFGLSPVLVSFNPYNPAFEPQPPLNHYEIKQLEAYPDEQTANIHMVSYGPDLNISVVDLPTEDVIDIGKKLTYYSPYIVPFSYSSPFYNGGLWDGLSVRTFIRTGKRPAALVFIQKEEQLINSTPSLTKIARIPAEVGRIEFKACDSCDDFLIYAALLTLLKGLVLDKTLLGRATIPDAALHQLSAKEAFDNEDIFGNATKVLQAAEVALEDDQDIHYLTPLKLLLAKRKTRSHELIQMFHRLSSIEDVIRLTYNF
- a CDS encoding Dps family protein, with protein sequence MRSINIGLTEEQRQGVINLLNQDLADAYLLLVKTKKYHWDVVGPQFRSLHQLWEEHYQKLTLNIDALAERIRTLGGFPVGTLEGFLKIATLKEHAGNVPTATGMVSNLVDDHEQVIRNLREHVDQSGEQFHDQGTADFLTGLMEQHEEMAWMLRSFIEGEALGPDGRQPAENAKTPVGV
- a CDS encoding Mo-dependent nitrogenase C-terminal domain-containing protein; amino-acid sequence: MTSTVQSPYSSEQIAAWLRGLLTIAWADGNFDAQEQELIASITKNELAPKIQWDSLEVITPEELAAVLGKGTPGAENFLRTAIMVAIADGTYSPSEDEVLHQFCQALEQPENLLEALRHTLEHPDQITPTIASTGLTKRQIDALHPLRDWLDGLDIQDPRVARFLCKMIPSQCPFERDVTLFGRKIVHIPPMCKINPLYEQLVGLRFRALSYLADKCGEDVSPYI
- a CDS encoding TIGR02588 family protein; translated protein: MTKTEQPSRSIAEWVTFSVASLIVAIIVSLVGYTWLNEKNQPPILSVTKKQTIREVDGQFYVPFEVENTGGDTAESVQIMAELLINGKVTETGEQQIDFLSSGETEEGAFIFSQNPRQGQLNLRVGSYKLP